The Deltaproteobacteria bacterium genomic interval AAAAACGGCATGGGCATTCAGTTCACATTCGTGGACATGGAACTTCTCGAGTACTACTACGCAAGACTTACCTGAGCCGCTCTACCCCGCGTATCAGGTCTATCGAAGCATCCACCATCATATCGAATATCTTTTTTCCTTTTTTAGCGTCGGCCTTTGCCGGGTTGCCCCACACCGCTCCGGGCCACTGGCGAAGCTTATCCCTTACTATGTAAGGCTTGACAAAGGCCGGATACTCTTCTTTTGAACGGCCCTTTACGAGCTTGGGAAGAAGGTGCAGTATAAGGGACGTCTCTATCTCCCCTGCGTGCGAATCGTTCTCCGTCTCTGCGATTTTACGCGCATCCTTTGGAAGTATATCGTAAACGCACACTGCCGCTGCCTTGACTGCCTTGTATTTCATGACAACGGCCTCTGCAGCCTCCTTCATTGCCGCCGCGTGCATGCCGCCGCCGTGGCCGGATATGAGGATAAAGTTCCTAAGCCCTTTTGCGTACGCGTCATCGAGTATGTCGGTTGTGAGGGCGCGAAGTGTCGCCGGCGTTATGGTCACCGTGCCCGGGTGCGGCCCGGTAGAGGTGCAAACGCCGTAATGTATGACAGGAGCGATAAAGGCGTCGACGCGCCCCTCAACTTCCTTAAGCACGGCCTCTATGACGAACGTATCTGTTGACAAAGGCAGGTGCGTTCCGTGGGCCTCGACAGTGCCATAAGGCACGACAAGTGTCTTGGTCTTTTTAAGGCCTGCCTCGAACTCCTTCATCGTTATATCGGAAAGTCTCATGGCTTGCCTCCTTTTCTTCGGTAACCTTAACCGTTTAATCGTGCTCGTCGTGGACGGCAAACGGGCCGTGGCTGTGCGTGTGCACGACGTCGCCGTGGCGGTGCGCGTGCTCGTGGATGAGGTTACAATCGAGAAGAAGCGTCTTGTTGGTGAGTATGCCTTTTGGGTCCCCGTCCGCTGCTATCCGGTGCGCCTCGTCCAGAATAACGACACGCGCGGAAAAATCAGCGGCAAGGCTCAAATCGTGCGTTGCCATGATGATGGTCTTACCGGAGCTGCAAAGCGCTGCGAGAAGTTCGACAAGCCAGACCTGCGTTCTCGGGTCAAGGCCGTTTGTGGGCTCGTCGAGTATAAGGACCTCGGGGCCGGAAGAAAGCACCGAGGCTATGGCAACCTTCTTTTTCTCGCCGCTGCTTAAGGTATACGGGGCGCGGTCTCTAAGGTGCCCGAGCCCGAGCATCTTAAGCGTGTCCTCGACGCGTCCCTCTATCTCCTCTTTAAGAAGCTTAAGCTGGCGCGGCCCGAATGCTATCTCCTCGTACACGGTGGGGCAAAAGAGCTGAGAGTCGGCCTCGTGGAACACGAACCCAACGCGCTCTCTAAAGCCCGTTGAGTTAAAGCCCTTTTTCATGGGCTCGCCGTAGAACTTTATAACGCCCTTTGTCGGGTGGATAAGCGCGTCAAGAAGCTTAAGAAGCGTTGATTTCCCGGAGCCGTTGGCGCCGAGCACGGCAGTGCACTCGCCCTCGTAGAACTTGAGCTCGATGTCGTTTAGCGCCTGAAAGCCGCCGTAGCTGTAGCTTACGCGCTCGATGGAGTATAGTTCTTTTCTGTGCATTCCTTATGCCCCCGGAAATTCTATAACGTAAACGAGATAAAGAAAAGAAAAAAAGCCGCAAATACGAAAAAATAATCCTTGAAGGCGAGTTTTGGCGGCTCAGGCGTTATCAGGGAGCCGCCAAAACCCCTCGCCCTCATGGCCATCGAGACCTCTTCTGCCGTGGCAAACGACCTCTCGAAAAGAAGCGCTGCCCCAAAACCGGCCCACCCTGCGGCACCCCTAAATCCTTTGCGGCTGACAACGCGCGCCTTTCTTGCCATGCTGAAATCCTCCATAAACCTCGCTACCACGAACACGTAGCGAAAAGCCATGAAAAGAGCCGATGTAAATAGCGCGGGCAGCGGCAGCGCGCCAAAACCTTCGAAAAGTTCCTCCTCTTTTGTGGTCAACAGAAGAAGCGCAACGAACGAGGCCATGACAAAAACCCTCAAAACAAGCTTCGATAAAATCAGCGCGCCGTCAACGGTTACGACAAGTTCTTGCGGATAAAACGCCACGGAGTAGAGCTCTGCTCCGGGCGTAAAAAACGAGAACGCCACAGGAAGCGCGACGATGAACGTAAAAAGCGCCGGCACGACTACTCTCCTGGCAACAGCGCGAAGCGTAAGCGATGACATCCACGCAAGGAACACCGCAAGCCACAAAAAGGCCAGCAGCGGCTCAAACTCGTTTACAACGCCTGCGGCTGCCGTAACTGCAGCAAGCCCCGCTATCTTTGCCCTCGCGTCCACGCGCTGAAGAAGCCCGAGCCGTACGGCAAAGGAATGCGCGCCGAATACAGAGCGCAAAAAAGCGGCTGCGGCCTTAAGGTTGGCCTCGACCACTCCGGCCCCAAGCCTTTTGCCGCGTTCGTAAGACGGCCGTTTTCCGGTAAGCCAGCCCGGCACTATCATCTTTTTCTCCTGAACCTTTCAACAACATACATAAGAAGCACTATCGCCATGCTGCCAAACACCGCAGAGGCTATGTACTCAACCACCGGCATCGAGCCGGAAACAGTATAATCCGGGATAACGCCGCTCCAAAACTCGCCCCAGCGCCGTATGCCTTCGGGCACGTACCCAAGCCTTGCTTCAATTTCGGCAATACTCCACTCGCCCCATGCCGCGTCCTTTGCAATGAGCCCGAGCGGGGTAAATACCGCAAGCACTATAATTGCCGATACCAGCCGATTCCTTTTTACCATGAGCGCATCCGTAATATCAACAAACGTCCCCTTCTTCATAAGCAGGGCAACTACGAGCGCGGTCATGAGCCCCTCGGCAGGAGCGACGATTAAAAGATGCGGCGCCATCACGGCCGTAAGCGTAACCTTCAAGGGGTAGGGCGCGTAGAGCGGAACCCCGGCATCCGAGACCGAAAGGATTGGCTGCACGCCAAGCTCCATTGCCGTAAGGAACGCCGAGACAGAAGATGCCAGGTACGCGGCAATAAAGGCCGCGATTGCGCTCATTCTAACGCTTCCCCTGCCTCCCGATAAAAGCCCGAACACGTGCGCCGAGATAACGGCCATCACAAGAGCGATGTTGAAGGCGTTTACGCCGTATGTGGTGATGCCGCCGTCGGCGAATACGACGGCCTGAAGAAGAAGGGCGATGCTCACTGCGGCAACGGCCGGCCATGGCCCGAGCATTATGGCCAGTATGGCCGTGCCTGCCACGTGCGCGCTCGTGGCGCCGGGAAGAGGAAAATTAAACATCATTATGACAAATGAGAACGCTGCGCCAAGGGCAACCAGCGGGGCCTTGAGAAAGGCGTCTTCGCCATCTTTACGCGGTTTTCTAAAGGCCATGTACCAGGCAGGCAGCATTGCCGCGTAGAACGCGCCGCAGGTAGCGGGGCTAAGATATCCGTCCGGTATGTGCATTAAACGGCAAAACCTCCATTATATATCGAACACGGCGCAGACCGCATAAACCAAAGAACCCCTCTTCCGTAAAAAGAGGGGTTCTCCCTGTAAATGCGGCGCACGGCCCATGCATATTTTATAACCTCAAAGGCCGCGCCGTGTCAAGACGTTACCGCTATATCTATATATGTTCGAGCGAGAGCACGTTACTATCGAAAAGCATGGTCTTTAGCTTCCTTATGGCCCTGCCCTCTATCTGGCGGATACGCTCCCTTGTTACGCCGAATTTTTTACCTATATCGTCGAGGGTAAGGGGCTCTGTGCCAAAGCCAAAGCGCAGCGTTATCACTTCCCTTTCGTTACCTTCGAGCTTCCCTATCCACTCCCTTAGCCTCTTGCCGCTTACCGCTCTGCTTACCTCGGCCTCGGGGTCGAGCGCTGCGTCGTCTGCCATCTTATCAAGAAGCGTTCTGTCGTCATCGCCCGAGAGCTCTGCATCCACCGAGCTTTGCCTGACGTTCACGCTCTCTAACTTCTCTATATAATCGCGCCCTATGGCAAGAAGCTTTGAGAGCTCTTCCTTAGACGGCTCCCTGTTTGTCTTTGCCGAGAATTCAGCCCTTGTCCTGCTTATCTTGTTTATCTCTCCGTGCACGTGCACCGGCATTCTAACGACAAGGGCCTGGTTCATAAGCGCCCTGTCTACCGCCTGCCGTATCCAGTACGTCGCGTAGGTCGAGAAACGAAACTTGAGGGACGGGTCGAACTTCTCAACGGCCCTTATAAGCCCTATGTTGCCCTCTTCTATGAGGTCCTGCACGCTAAGGCCCTTGTTGGCGTAGCGCCTGGCTATGCCGATAACGAGCCTTAAGTTCGAGAGTATCATCCGCTCGCGCGCCTCTTTATCGCCCTTCTTCGCCCTGACTGCGAGCATCGATTCCTCATCCGCACTGAGAAGCGGGTACTTTCTTACGTGCCTGAAGTAAGAGAGCAGGGCATCCGGTATCGCTTGAGTGGTCGAATCGTCGTTTTCGCGTTCTTCATCGCTTGCGTAATTGTAGTGTCCCATGGCTGGCCTCCTTAAATTACCCTGCATCCCTTATTTCAAGCATCTTCTTCGCGGCGCGCTTTAAGCGCCGCGAAGAAGAACCCGGCTCCTAATACTTCGAAGAAGCGTACTTCTTAAGCCCCTTCTCATCTGGCTTCATGCCGTCAGCGCCCTTTTTCCAATCGGCAGGGCAGACCTCGCCGTGCTTCTCAACGAACTGGATGGCGTCTATGATTCTCAGTATCTCGTCCACGTTCCTTCCAAGCGGAAGGTCGTTTATGGTTATATGCTTTATGGTCTGGTCCTTGTCGAGTATGAAAACACCCCTTAGAGCGATGCCCGGCTTCTCAAGAAGCACGCCGTAGTTTCTGGCAATGCTTTTATCAAGATCGGCAACGAGCGGGAAGGCGACTTCTCCGATGCCGCCCTGATTACGCGCGGTATTTCTCCACGCATTATGCGAGAAGTGGCTGTCTACAGAGATGCCAACTACCTCTGCGCCTTTGTCCTTGAATTCCTTGATCCTGTCGCTAAGCGCGATAAGCTCGGTCGGGCACACGAAGGTGAAATCGAGCGGATAAAAGAACAGCACCGTGTACTTGCCCTTAAAATCCGTAAGCTTTAATTCCTTCATCGTTCCGTCTGCGTGAACCGCCTGCGCCGCGAACTCAGGAGCCTTGCCCTGCACTCTTGCCTCTGACATTTTGATACCCTCCTTATTAGTGTGTTTTATTTTTATGCTTCTCTATCCCTTATATACTACCTGACCTCGGGCCTCGGCGTTGAAGCAACCGAAGGCGGAAGGGCCGGCATCCTGACTACCGGATGCTCGCCTGTAAGCGCCTTTATGAAGGCTACGATATCCGCCGTCTCCTCGTCTGTAAGGTCCTTATTAAGCTGCTTCTTGCCCATTATCTTTACGGCCTCTTCAAGCGTCCATACGCTGCCGTCGTGGAAGTACGGGTACGTAAGTTCTGCGTTACGAAGGGACGCGACCCTGAAACTCTTCTTATCTGCCTCTTTCTTTGTAACGCTAAAGCGGCCCTCGTCGCTGCCGTAGTCGAAAGAAGTAAACTTTGCTCCGCCGACATTAACTCCGTTGTGGCATGCCACACAACCTTTATCGACAAAGAGCTTAAGCCCGTTCTTCTCGGCCTTCGAGAGAGCGCCGTCCTTGCCCTTAAGATACGCGTCAAAGCGCGAAGGGGTTATAAGGGTTCTCTCGAACGCGGCTATTGCGCGCGCGACGTTCTTATAATTAAGCGGCTCGGCGTCATCCGGAAACGCCTTCCTGAAAAGTTTTTTGTACTGGTCGATGGAGCCAAGCCTCTCAAGCACAAGGGCCTCGTTCGAACCCATCTCTCCCGGGTTAAGTATCGGCCCGCCTGCCTGCTCTTCTACGTCCTTTGCCCTGCCGTCCCAGAACTGCGTTCCGTTTAGGGCCGCGTTAAATACCGTAGGAGCGTTCCTTGGCCCTATCTGCCAGCCGTGGCCTATGGAGGTCGAAAGGTTATCTACGCCGCCGGTTGAGATGTTATGGCAGGAATTGCAGCTTAGAAAGCCGCTCTTCGATAGCCTAGGATCCATGAAGAGCATCTTCCCCAGTTCCTCCCTTGCGCCGTTTGACTTATCGGCCGCATTCTCGGCAATGCCGTCGGTAAGAGGCTTAAAGTGCCCCTTCACCGCGTCCTTTGCCAAAACGTCCTCTGCGCCAAAGAAAGCAAACGCCGTAACCGCTACTGCAAGTAATATATTCTTCATCATATCCCTCCCCTTTTTTTGTTTTTCTCCATGCAAGATGCGCAAACTCCGAAAAAATTGACCTGCCTTGAAGAAACCTTGAACCCCATGAGTTCGTCTTCGTTCACCTTAAGGGCATTTGAGAAATCGGCGTCAACGTCCATTATCCTGCCGCATGAGGTGCAGATGACATGGTTATGCGGCTCGCACCTGGTCTCGTAGTGGCGCCTGTCTCTGTCGATATTGACCTCGCATAAAAGCCCCTTTGTCTTGAGGGCCTCGACAGTGTTATAAACGGTTGCAAACGAAACGCTTGGGTACTTTTTCTTTATGGCCTTGAATATATCGTCCGCAGTCGGATGCTTAAGGTTGCCCTCGAGGAACTCGAGTATCGCAATGCGCTGCGGGGTCATCTTTATGCCAAGACCGCGGTATCTACCTATGTCTATCTTCATATGAGCATAGCCCTGAATTAACGTTTTTTAATAAACTAAAATGGCTTCAATTTGATATCAACTCTTATCTTAGAATTACTATAATCTACCTTGTCTCCCTTGTCAAGCTTTTTTGTGGGGGGATGGACGCAGAGCAACCATGACATATATCATTGACCAAAGCCCCTCTATTTGAGAAAATCTATCTATAGAAAAAATCGCGGTACCAAGGAGGATAGATGCTTTTTTCCATACTGCACATACTGCACGTGCTCGCTGTTATTGCATGGATAGGCGGGCTTGCCTTTATAACGATAGTGGCCCTTCCGATGGTCATAAAGATGCCGGACGCGCTCCAAAAGGTTCTTCTCTTTAGCCGCATAGAGCACAGGTTCGCGCCTCTTGCGAGGGTCTATAACGCTGTTACAGGCATCACTGGCTTTGCCATGCTCTATATGGCAGGGTGGCAAAGCATAGTGTTTACAAAAGAAGGCCTTGGGCTCCTTATCATGATGGTAATCTGGTTTTTCTGGGCAGTGATGCTATTTGGGCTCGAGCCGCTTGTCATAAGAAAGATGCTCGATAAGATGATGGCCGGGGATAAGAAAATAGATATAGAGACTATATTCTCGCGGATGAACGCGCTCCACTACGTGCTGCTCTTTGTCTCGCTCGTTGCGAGCGCTGCGGGGATAGTTTTCGCGCACAGGTATTCTTTTTAAAGGGTCCTTTCCCTGACAGCGCGCTACCCAGGCCCTCTATCTTCATGAGGGCCTTTTTTATCGAAAGCCCTCCTGAATATCCCCCAATCGAACCCTTTGCAACGACCCTGTGGCACGGTATTATTATGGGTATCGGGTTTTTGCCGCAGGCAGAACCCACTGCGCGCGCCGCACCAGCGTTACCAAGAGAGCGCGCTATGTCGCCGTAGGTCGTTACATGACCGTAAGGGATTCGAGATATCTCTTTCCAAACCGCCTTTTCAAAGGCGCTGCCAGCGGGCTTTAGCCTTAAGGAAGAGAACTTCTCGCGCTCTCCTGAAAAATATCTTTTAAGCGCCAAAGCCGCCTTCCTGGCCTCATGTTGAGCATCGGCGGCAAAACACCCCTGCGCTCCTCCAATCGAGACCTCTACAACAAAGCCGTCTTTTACAACAACGCTGACGCTGCCAACTGGCGTATCGGCAATGCTTACGGAATCCGACACTGAGCCGTCCGAAGCCTTTATCGTGCGTTTGACTGCCATAGCGCGATTATACCAGAACTACTCCAGGAAAACATCGTGCGCCGAAAAAAATGTGCGGGGATATTGGTCTTGAGAGATTAGGGCGGAAAATACCTACTGCGCAAGCGTTTCGCCGGACGGCCTGATGGAGGCCACCTCGGTTACGGTCTTTGTCGAGAGCTTTGCCACAAGCCCTGTTTTTGCCGCATTGAAGGCTGCAAGGTCGCTGTCCTTAAGCTTCTTTGCCGGCGGGCTCTTTATGCCAAGCGGATTTACGAGGGCGCCGTTGATGCGTATCTCGTAGTGCAGGTGCGGCCCCGTGGATATGCCTGTTGAGCCCACGTACCCCACGACATCGCCCTGCTCGATACGCCGGCCCTTACGAACGTCTCCGGATATCCTTGATAAATGCCCATAAGAGGTCGAGTACGCCGCGTTGTGCTTTACGACCACAACATTGCCATACCCACCCTTCCACCCCGCGTACTCAACGCGCCCGGCCCCGGCCGACTCAACAGGGGTGCCTGTTGGGGCGGCGTAATCTATGCCGTGGTGCGGCCTGAAACGTTTCAAAATTGGATGATACCGGTTACGCGAAAAATAGCTCGATACGCGGCGGTACCTTAGCGGGGACTTAAGAAGCGCCCTCGCAACACTCGTGCCATCGGCGTCGTAGTAACCGCCCTTGCCGGTTGAATCGACAAAGTAAAAGGCGGAGAATTTTTTACCGTCATTAACTATCTCAGCCGCCATCACACGTCCGGTGGAAACGTATCTCGTAAATTCCTCTGTTCCGGGCTCCCTTGCATAAACGTTTTCGTAGACAACGGAGAAGGAATCGCCGGTTCTTATATCGGTTGAGAAGTCCACGTCCCAGGCGAATATATCGGAGAGTTCCATGATGATTTTCGGATTAACTCC includes:
- a CDS encoding peptidoglycan DD-metalloendopeptidase family protein — translated: MDYYFKKDSRLSTDRQKIISRIVPSKGFLKKWALMTFVLGTAAALVFTLMSAGPSASALISSGVEALRLSRDMPLRPVNTKEAIVGRRDTFFGVLTGLGISDAEARAVIARFGEHYDLRKLKEGDTLKAEFLDAEFKSVEYYYDSLHGVRVEKGEAGYGARMLELESSVITEIKGGVISSSLYESALGAGVNPKIIMELSDIFAWDVDFSTDIRTGDSFSVVYENVYAREPGTEEFTRYVSTGRVMAAEIVNDGKKFSAFYFVDSTGKGGYYDADGTSVARALLKSPLRYRRVSSYFSRNRYHPILKRFRPHHGIDYAAPTGTPVESAGAGRVEYAGWKGGYGNVVVVKHNAAYSTSYGHLSRISGDVRKGRRIEQGDVVGYVGSTGISTGPHLHYEIRINGALVNPLGIKSPPAKKLKDSDLAAFNAAKTGLVAKLSTKTVTEVASIRPSGETLAQ
- a CDS encoding peroxiredoxin, whose product is MSEARVQGKAPEFAAQAVHADGTMKELKLTDFKGKYTVLFFYPLDFTFVCPTELIALSDRIKEFKDKGAEVVGISVDSHFSHNAWRNTARNQGGIGEVAFPLVADLDKSIARNYGVLLEKPGIALRGVFILDKDQTIKHITINDLPLGRNVDEILRIIDAIQFVEKHGEVCPADWKKGADGMKPDEKGLKKYASSKY
- a CDS encoding cytochrome-c peroxidase, which produces MMKNILLAVAVTAFAFFGAEDVLAKDAVKGHFKPLTDGIAENAADKSNGAREELGKMLFMDPRLSKSGFLSCNSCHNISTGGVDNLSTSIGHGWQIGPRNAPTVFNAALNGTQFWDGRAKDVEEQAGGPILNPGEMGSNEALVLERLGSIDQYKKLFRKAFPDDAEPLNYKNVARAIAAFERTLITPSRFDAYLKGKDGALSKAEKNGLKLFVDKGCVACHNGVNVGGAKFTSFDYGSDEGRFSVTKKEADKKSFRVASLRNAELTYPYFHDGSVWTLEEAVKIMGKKQLNKDLTDEETADIVAFIKALTGEHPVVRMPALPPSVASTPRPEVR
- a CDS encoding transcriptional repressor gives rise to the protein MKIDIGRYRGLGIKMTPQRIAILEFLEGNLKHPTADDIFKAIKKKYPSVSFATVYNTVEALKTKGLLCEVNIDRDRRHYETRCEPHNHVICTSCGRIMDVDADFSNALKVNEDELMGFKVSSRQVNFFGVCASCMEKNKKRGGI
- a CDS encoding creatininase family protein; this encodes MRLSDITMKEFEAGLKKTKTLVVPYGTVEAHGTHLPLSTDTFVIEAVLKEVEGRVDAFIAPVIHYGVCTSTGPHPGTVTITPATLRALTTDILDDAYAKGLRNFILISGHGGGMHAAAMKEAAEAVVMKYKAVKAAAVCVYDILPKDARKIAETENDSHAGEIETSLILHLLPKLVKGRSKEEYPAFVKPYIVRDKLRQWPGAVWGNPAKADAKKGKKIFDMMVDASIDLIRGVERLR
- a CDS encoding sigma-70 family RNA polymerase sigma factor; its protein translation is MGHYNYASDEERENDDSTTQAIPDALLSYFRHVRKYPLLSADEESMLAVRAKKGDKEARERMILSNLRLVIGIARRYANKGLSVQDLIEEGNIGLIRAVEKFDPSLKFRFSTYATYWIRQAVDRALMNQALVVRMPVHVHGEINKISRTRAEFSAKTNREPSKEELSKLLAIGRDYIEKLESVNVRQSSVDAELSGDDDRTLLDKMADDAALDPEAEVSRAVSGKRLREWIGKLEGNEREVITLRFGFGTEPLTLDDIGKKFGVTRERIRQIEGRAIRKLKTMLFDSNVLSLEHI
- a CDS encoding energy-coupling factor ABC transporter ATP-binding protein, translated to MHRKELYSIERVSYSYGGFQALNDIELKFYEGECTAVLGANGSGKSTLLKLLDALIHPTKGVIKFYGEPMKKGFNSTGFRERVGFVFHEADSQLFCPTVYEEIAFGPRQLKLLKEEIEGRVEDTLKMLGLGHLRDRAPYTLSSGEKKKVAIASVLSSGPEVLILDEPTNGLDPRTQVWLVELLAALCSSGKTIIMATHDLSLAADFSARVVILDEAHRIAADGDPKGILTNKTLLLDCNLIHEHAHRHGDVVHTHSHGPFAVHDEHD
- a CDS encoding methylated-DNA--[protein]-cysteine S-methyltransferase codes for the protein MAVKRTIKASDGSVSDSVSIADTPVGSVSVVVKDGFVVEVSIGGAQGCFAADAQHEARKAALALKRYFSGEREKFSSLRLKPAGSAFEKAVWKEISRIPYGHVTTYGDIARSLGNAGAARAVGSACGKNPIPIIIPCHRVVAKGSIGGYSGGLSIKKALMKIEGLGSALSGKGPFKKNTCARKLSPQRSQRARQRAARSGARSSARI
- the cbiQ gene encoding cobalt ECF transporter T component CbiQ, giving the protein MIVPGWLTGKRPSYERGKRLGAGVVEANLKAAAAFLRSVFGAHSFAVRLGLLQRVDARAKIAGLAAVTAAAGVVNEFEPLLAFLWLAVFLAWMSSLTLRAVARRVVVPALFTFIVALPVAFSFFTPGAELYSVAFYPQELVVTVDGALILSKLVLRVFVMASFVALLLLTTKEEELFEGFGALPLPALFTSALFMAFRYVFVVARFMEDFSMARKARVVSRKGFRGAAGWAGFGAALLFERSFATAEEVSMAMRARGFGGSLITPEPPKLAFKDYFFVFAAFFLFFISFTL
- the cbiM gene encoding cobalt transporter CbiM, giving the protein MHIPDGYLSPATCGAFYAAMLPAWYMAFRKPRKDGEDAFLKAPLVALGAAFSFVIMMFNFPLPGATSAHVAGTAILAIMLGPWPAVAAVSIALLLQAVVFADGGITTYGVNAFNIALVMAVISAHVFGLLSGGRGSVRMSAIAAFIAAYLASSVSAFLTAMELGVQPILSVSDAGVPLYAPYPLKVTLTAVMAPHLLIVAPAEGLMTALVVALLMKKGTFVDITDALMVKRNRLVSAIIVLAVFTPLGLIAKDAAWGEWSIAEIEARLGYVPEGIRRWGEFWSGVIPDYTVSGSMPVVEYIASAVFGSMAIVLLMYVVERFRRKR